In Glycine max cultivar Williams 82 chromosome 7, Glycine_max_v4.0, whole genome shotgun sequence, a single window of DNA contains:
- the LOC100780329 gene encoding polyadenylate-binding protein 2, translating to MAQVQVPPQNAMPGPNGGGGAGGAGNQFVTTSLYVGDLDPNVTDAQLYDLFNQLGQVVSVRVCRDLTSRRSLGYGYVNFSNPQDAARALDVLNFTPLNNRPIRIMYSHRDPSIRKSGQGNIFIKNLDRAIDHKALHDTFSTFGNILSCKVATDSSGQSKGYGFVQFDNEESAQKAIEKLNGMLLNDKQVYVGPFLRKQERESAADKAKFNNVFVKNLSESTTDDELKNTFGEFGTITSAVVMRDGDGKSKCFGFVNFENADDAARAVEALNGKNFDDKEWYVGKAQKKSERENELKQRFEQSMKEAADKYQGANLYVKNLDDSIGDEKLKELFSPFGTITSCKVMRDPNGLSRGSGFVAFSTPEEASRALLEMNGKMVVSKPLYVTLAQRKEDRRARLQAQFAQMRPVGMPPSVGPRVPMYPPGGPGIGQQLFYSQGPPAIIPSQPGFGYQQQLMPGMRPGAAPVPNFFVPMVQQGQQGQRPGGRRPGAVQQSQQPVPMMPQQMLPRGRVYRYPPGRGIPDVPIPGVAGGMFSVPYDVGGMPLRDASISQQIPVGALATALANASPEQQRTMLGENLYPLVEQLEPDNAAKVTGMLLEMDQTEVLHLLESPEALKAKVAEAMDVLRNVAQQQAGGTADQLASLSLNDNLVS from the exons ATGGCTCAGGTTCAGGTTCCGCCTCAGAATGCGATGCCAGGTCCCAACGGTGGTGGTGGTGCCGGTGGTGCTGGAAACCAGTTCGTAACGACGTCGCTTTACGTCGGAGATCTCGACCCGAACGTCACGGACGCGCAGCTCTATGACTTGTTCAACCAATTGGGGCAAGTCGTGTCCGTTAGGGTTTGCAGGGATTTGACCAGCCGGAGATCGCTCGGTTATGGTTATGTCAACTTTAGCAACCCGCAAGACG CTGCTAGAGCATTGGATGTTCTGAACTTCACTCCTCTCAATAACAGGCCCATCCGTATTATGTATTCGCATCGTGATCCCAGTATCCGTAAAAGTGGACaaggaaatatatttattaag AATTTGGATAGGGCAATTGACCACAAGGCATTGCATGATACCTTTTCTACATTTGGAAATATCCTTTCGTGCAAGGTAGCTACGGATTCATCTGGGCAATCAAAAGGCTATGGCTTTGTTCAATTTGATAATGAGGAATCTGCCCAAAAAGCTATAGAGAAGCTGAATGGTATGCTGTTGAATGATAAACAAGTGTACGTGGGACCCTTCCTTCGCaagcaagagagagaaagtgcTGCTGACAAGGCAAAATTCAACAATGTTTTTGTGAAGAATCTATCAGAATCAACCACCGATGATGAGTTGAAGAACACTTTTGGTGAATTTGGAACTATTACTAGTGCTGTAGTAATGAGGGATGGGGATGGGAAATCAAAGTGTTTTGGATTTGTGAATTTTGAGAATGCTGATGATGCTGCTAGGGCTGTTGAGGCTCTCAATGGCAAAAATTTTGATGACAAAGAATGGTATGTTGGAAAAGCTCAGAAGAAATCTGAAAGGGAGAATGAATTGAAACAACGATTTGAGCAGAGCATGAAAGAAGCTGCTGATAAATATCAAGGCGCAAACTTGtatgtaaaaaatttagatGATAGCATTGGTGATGAAAAACTTAAGGAGCTGTTCTCCCCTTTTGGTACCATTACCTCTTGCAAG GTTATGAGAGACCCAAATGGCTTAAGTCGTGGATCGGGTTTTGTTGCATTCTCGACTCCCGAGGAGGCATCTAGAGCA cTCCTGGAGATGAATGGCAAAATGGTGGTAAGCAAACCTCTGTATGTGACTCTAGCCCAAAGGAAAGAAGATAGGAGAGCTAGACTGCAG GCTCAGTTTGCTCAAATGCGACCTGTTGGAATGCCACCATCTGTTGGTCCTCGTGTGCCAATGTATCCCCCAGGTGGTCCAGGTATTGgtcaacaattattttatagCCAAGGCCCTCCTGCTATCATTCCTTCCCAG CCTGGATTTGGCTATCAACAACAACTTATGCCTGGTATGAGGCCAGGTGCAGCTCCTGTGCCGAATTTTTTCGTGCCAATGGTTCAGCAGGGACAACAGGGACAGCGTCCCGGTGGAAGGCGTCCAGGTGCAGTTCAGCAGTCCCAGCAGCCAGTTCCTATGATGCCACAGCAG ATGCTTCCTAGGGGACGTGTCTATCGTTATCCTCCTGGTAGGGGTATTCCTGATGTTCCTATACCTGGGGTTGCTGGAGGTATGTTTTCTGTTCCATATGATGTGGGTGGGATGCCGCTGCGTGATGCATCAATCTCCCAGCAAATACCTGTTGGGGCTCTGGCAACGGCTCTGGCTAATGCTTCTCCAGAGCAGCAAAGGACG ATGCTGGGTGAGAATCTCTACCCCCTTGTGGAACAGTTAGAGCCTGATAATGCTGCCAAAGTGACAGGCATGCTTCTTGAGATGGACCAGACTGAAGTTCTGCATTTGCTTGAGTCGCCAGAAGCCCTGAAAGCAAAGGTGGCTGAGGCAATGGACGTCCTAAGGAATGTTGCTCAGCAGCAGGCTGGCGGTACTGCTGATCAGCTGGCTTCCTTATCTCTTAATGACAACCTTGTTTCTTAA